The following is a genomic window from Dermatophilaceae bacterium Soc4.6.
AGACGAGGAAGATCTGGTTGCCGCCGTGCACGCTGAGGGAGACGACCAGCTCGACGTAGCCGGTGCCCGACAGCTTCTCGACCTGCAGGGGCAGCACCACCTCGCGGCCGACCACGAAGCCCTCGAGGACGTTCTGCACGGTGGTGGCGTCCACCCCCACGGTCGCCGCGCCGGACGAGGCCACCTCGAGGAACAACGAGGTCGAACCCCCCGTGGTGCTCACCCCGGCTCGCGACACGGAGGCCTTGCCGAGCCGCACCGGCTTCCAGTCCCAGCCCAGCGAGGTCAGGCTGGTGAAGACGTACTCCCGCGGGCTGCGCTCGTCCGGCAGGGCGAAGAGCCGCCAGTCGTGCTCGGTCATCCACAGGTAGTCGCACGCCGCCTGCTCGGCGAGCCCCACCTGCGCCGAGACGGAGCCGCTCTTCTCGGAGCCGACGGAGTGGACGTGCATCGCGTGACGACTGCTGCGTGCGCCGTCCGGCAGGGTGAGCCCGCGCCGGCCGGCCGGTGCACTCGCCGCTTCGGCCGGGCGGGTGGTCCCCCTCGCGAGCACGGCGAGAGCCGCGGCGACGGACCCGACGCGCAGCACGGTGCGGCGGGAGAAGGGGTCGCTGACCGTCGCAGCCAGCTGCGCCTCACGGTGCAGGCCCAGTGCCCCCAGGTCGATGGTCGGCTGGCAGGTCTCGTCGTCGCACACGTCACGAGTATGCCGACTGCTCAGCCCCCGTGGGCACCGAGCGGGGCAGCCAGCACGGGGCGGGGCGACGAGGGTGGATGACGGTGGGGTCAGCGCCGGACGGGGACCGCCTCAGGGCGTCCCGCCGTGCCGGGCCGCGACCGTCACCACCCGGATCTCGGCCTCCCGCACTGCGCTGCGGGCGTGCTCGTCGAAGTCGGGCGCGCACGACATGAAGAGCGTGTGGCCGTCGTCGCCGCCGAGCATGCAGGCGAAGACCCCCGTGCCCGGCACGACCTCGTCGAGGATCTCGCCGCCCTCACGCACCCGGATCACCCGGCCGTGCACGGCGTCGGCGACCCACAGGCAGCCCTCGTCGTCGAGACCGCAGCCGTCGGGCGCGACGACGAGGTGCGGCAGCGCCTCGGCGATGTCCCGACTGCTCGGGATCTCACCGAACTGCGCCCAGACCCGCCGGTTGACGAGCGAGCCGTCGACCCCGATGTCGAACGCGGTGATGCGGTTGCCGAAGGTCTCGTCGACCAGCAGCGTCCCGTCCGGGGTGATGACCGACCCGTTGGGGAACCACAGGTCGTCAGCGACCTGGGTCACCGTGCCGTCCGGGTCGACCCGCAGCAGGCCGGTCGGGGCGATGTCGGCCCCGGCCATCAGGTCGAAGCCGAAGCTGCCGACGAAGGCGCGACCCCGGTCGTCGACGACCATGTCGTTGGGGTGCCCGGTGACGAAGGGCGCGAGGTCGGCGTGCTCGACCATGCTGCCGTCCGCCTCGCGCACCAGCAGCTTCGCGTCGCGCATCGACACCACGAGCAGCCGGCCGTCGGGCAGCCACCCGATCCCCGACGGCTGGTTCGGCACCTGCGCCTCCACCCGCCGGTCGCTGCCGTCGGCGGCCGCCGAGTAGACGGCATACGTGTAGAAGTCGGCGAACCAGAGCCTCCCCTCGTGCCAGCGCGGGCACTCGGTGTAGGAGAGGTCGGTCAGGATCGTGCGGACGTCGTCGGCCATACCCCGACCGTATGCCGTAGGACAGCCCTGCGGATAGCCGGGCCCGGGCGAGCCGCCGTCACACCGTGACGAGCCTGCTCCCACCGACGGCGGCCAGGCTCGGCAGCCCCGACCACACCGGGTTGGTGAACTGGCGGATCGAGCCCTTGCTGTCGAGCACGGCCGCCCGGTAGAACGCGTTGCCACCGCTGACTGTCATCCGCGCGACCCCGCCGACCACGGCCGAGGCGGGGATGGTGGTCACCGTCAGCGCGGCCGACGTGCGCTTGCGGCCGAGCACCTGGATGTCGCCGCGGACGACCTGGATCGACGCGGTGCCCGGCAGGTCGGTGACGGTGATCGCCAGCTCGGCGGGCCCGGGCTGCTGCGTCGAGGGGACCGACCCCATCGGGCGGCCGTCGAGGGTCAGCCACAGGTCGCTCCCCCAGCCCACCCGGCTCACCGTGACCCGGCCCGAGCGCAGCGCGTCGAGCTCGCCGGTCTGCGTGCCGTCGCCCCACAGCTGGGTCAGGAAGGTCTCCTTCCAGGTGTTGCCGTTGTGGTCGTCGCTCACGCCGTTGGCGGTGATGACCAGGCCGTCGCACCACAGCAGGTCACCGAGGGCCAGGTGGTCCTCCGTGGTCATCCCCCCGCGCTGGTCGTAGCCGAGCTCGATGACGTCCGCGCCGTAGGCCGCCACCGGCCCGATCGCCTTGTAGGCCTTGAGGATCTTGGCGGGGTCGCGCACCCCTGTGGAGGTGGAGACGCCGTAGGGGTGGTTGAAGCTCGCGATGCTCCCGCCGGCGCGGATCTGCGCGACCGCGGCCTCGAGGCTGTTGGTGGTCTCGGTGAAGGGCAGGTTGGTGGCGTCGTCGCCGTACCACCCGAGGTGGTGCTTGTCGGTGCCCGAGACCTCGACGCCGAGTCGCCGGCCGAGGGTGGGGTGGGCGAGCATGACCTGGTCGTACATCGAGACGACGGCGTCGAAGGCGGCCTGGCCCGTGACCGTGCGGGGCAGGTCGAGGCGCGGCAGCCGGACGCCGACCGACCCGCCTGACGAGGTGACCTGCAGCTGGATCGCGAGGATCGAGTTGTCCTCGGGCACGCACACGTCCGAGAAGAAGTAGCGGATGTCGTCGAGCGGGGTCACCGGCGCAGCGATCGTGTCGCCGACACCGACCGGGACGTAGACGTAGCCGGTCACGGCGTTCTGCTTCACGCGCTTGGCGGGGGTGGCGCCGTAGCGGTAGACCAGCCGCAGCGGGCGGGTGCCCTGGTTGCTCAGCTGGAGCACGACCTCGAACCACGCGGCGCCCGACAGGGTGGTCACCGTGGCGGGCGCGAGCACCTGCCGACCGATCACCGAGCCCTCGAAGAGGTGCGTCGCGGTCGTCGCCTTGACGCCCGTGCTCGCCGTTCCGGTGCTCGCCACCTCGAGCGCGAGCGCCGAGCCACCGGCATACGGCGTCACCTCGGCGCGCGAGCTGCTCGCCGAGCCGGAGCCCACCGGCTTCCAGCGCCAGCCGCCGGAGACCAGCGAGGTGAAGGTGTATCCGCGCGAGACCCGCGCGTCGCCGGGGACGGCGAACATCCGCCAGTCGTGCTCGGTGGCCCAGATCCAGTCGCACCCGGCAGAGTCGGCGAGGGAGGCCTGGTTGGAGAACGAGCCGGGGCCCTCCGACGCCGACGAGTGCACGTGCATCGCGTGCCGCCAGCTGCGGGTGCCGTCGGGCAGCACGAGACCACCACCGGCGGCGG
Proteins encoded in this region:
- a CDS encoding SMP-30/gluconolactonase/LRE family protein, whose protein sequence is MADDVRTILTDLSYTECPRWHEGRLWFADFYTYAVYSAAADGSDRRVEAQVPNQPSGIGWLPDGRLLVVSMRDAKLLVREADGSMVEHADLAPFVTGHPNDMVVDDRGRAFVGSFGFDLMAGADIAPTGLLRVDPDGTVTQVADDLWFPNGSVITPDGTLLVDETFGNRITAFDIGVDGSLVNRRVWAQFGEIPSSRDIAEALPHLVVAPDGCGLDDEGCLWVADAVHGRVIRVREGGEILDEVVPGTGVFACMLGGDDGHTLFMSCAPDFDEHARSAVREAEIRVVTVAARHGGTP